AAAGAAAAGCTGAAAGTGTTGAATATGGAGTTGGCCAATGTCAAAGAAGATAGGAACGAAATTTTCACGCAATGGGAAAGCGAAAAATCTGTAGTGGACAATATTCAAAAAACAAAACAGGATATTGAAAACTTCAAGGCCGATGCCGAGAGAGCCGAACGCAATGGTGATTATGGCCTAGTAGCGGAGATTAGATACGGGAAAATAAAGGAAGCCCAAGAGAATTTGACCACATTACAAGAGGAACTAGCAGCTCAGCAAGAAGGAGGGACTTTAATTAAAGAGGAGGTAACTAATGATGACATTGCAGAAGTCGTTGCCAAATGGACCGGAATACCAGTTACTAAAATGCTTCAAAGTGAGCGTGAAAAACTGTTGAAATTGGAAGATGTGCTACATGAAAGGGTCGTGGGACAGGAGGAAGCCATTAACGCCGTCTCTGATGCGATTAGAAGAAGTCGCGCAGGCCTTCAAGACCAGAAAAAACCTATTGGTTCGTTCCTTTTCTTAGGTACCACAGGTGTTGGTAAAACCGAGCTTGCCAAAACCTTGGCATCTTATTTGTTCGATGATGAGAGTGCCATGACTAGAATTGACATGAGCGAATACCAAGAGAGGCACTCCGTAAGTAGATTGGTAGGAGCTCCCCCAGGATATGTTGGTTATGATGAGGGTGGTCAGTTGACAGAAGCTGTTCGAAGAAGACCCTATTCAGTGGTGCTGTTGGACGAGATAGAGAAAGCGCATCCGGATACCTTTAATATACTTTTACAGGTATTGGATGAAGGTCGATTGACCGACAATAAGGGAAGAGTTGCGGATTTCAAGAATACAATTATTATCATGACCAGTAACATGGGAAGTGAAATCATTCAGGAGAAATTTGAAAATTCAAAAGATAACTTTAGTGCGGCCGAAGCTGCAAGGGTCGAGGTTCTAGGCTTGTTAAAGAAAATGATACGGCCTGAATTCCTGAATAGGATCGATGATATTATCATGTTCACTCCATTGAGCAAGGAAGACATTAGAAAAATTGTAAAACTACAATTGGAGCTATTGAAAAAGATGTTGAGTAAACAACAAATTGTTTTAGACGCAACCGATGAGGCCATAGACTTCTTGGCGAACAAGGGCTACGACCCACAATATGGTGCAAGGCCAGTAAAAAGAACGCTACAAAAGGAAGTGCTTAATAATATGTCCAAAGCGCTGTTAAGTGGGGAAATTAAAGCGGATAGTGTTGTGCTATTGGATTCTTTTGACAACACCTTGGTCTTTAGAAACCAAAATGACTTGGTGGTATAAGCAATCATCTTTAAAAGGTAAAAGCTCCCAAAATATTTGGGAGCTTTTTTTATGAACAATTTATACCATACAGTATAGATTTTTTATCTTCGCATAAAACCGCCATGCATGTCTACCAAAGCTGAAAGAACTACCGCCTATATCATAGAGACCGTTGCGCCTGTTTTTAATAAACATGGATATATTGGCACCAGCATGAGCGACCTCACGGAAGCTACCGGTCTTACCAAAGGTGCATTATACGGTAATTTTGAAAATAAGGAGGCATTAGCACTTTCTGCTTTTGAACATAACAGAAAGACGCTCTTGAATGGAATAGAAGAAAGGCTTGCTATTCCTGGTTCTGCTTTGGATAAAATTTTTAACCTTACCGAGTTTTACAAGAAATACGACATTTTTACTTTGGACATGGGAGGCTGCCCTATTTTAAACGTAGGTGTAGACGCACAGCACAACAATAGTTTGTTGGCGGCCGCTGTGAAGGAAACCATCAAAGAGATTGAAGGCAAGATTGCCTTGGCCTTGGAAACTGGCGTAAACAAGGAAGAGATAAGACTTCCAGTAACCCCGCTTCAATTTGCCAAACAACTGTTTACCATGATACAGGGAGCCATCACTATGGCCACGCTGACCAAGGATAGAAAATATTTGTTTAATACGATAGCTTATTTGGAGGTATTAATTAAAATTGAGCTCAAAAAGTAGTTTAGTTCCTTCAAACGCACTGAATACTTGCTGTATTCACTTGCTGCTAATCTCCACAATTATTTTCCAACTACCCTGAATATCCACGTCTTTTCCGGATACTTTCCTCCAAAGTTAGAATCTCGTGCTTTTCGTGCTTCTTGAATGGAATTATATCTTTCCAAATACACATAATTATACTTGTTCGAATCCCTAAAAAATGATTTCGGTTCAAGTCCCTTCTTACGGAGGTCGGTCATAAATGCATCAAAATAACGTTTGGTACCAAAAACATTGGCTATCAAGTAATAACCTGGCTCCAAGACCCCTTCTTTGGCTACCTCTTCATATTTTTCTCCTGCCTGTGGTTTCACAACTTCATTCTGTTGCGCCAACCTCTCTAACTCAGCCTTCTTTTTGGCAATTTCTTCTTGAGCCAATTGCGCTGAGGTAATTGAATCTTGAACACGTTTTTGTTCCATGGCAATTGCTTCTTCTTTTGCCTTTGCTGCCAGGGCTAAGGAATCTTGTATTCTTTTTTGGTCTAGAGCTCTTGCTTCTGCCAAAGCTTCTTGCTCCTGTACTTTTTGAATAGAGTCCGCTTTTCTTCTTAAATCCCTTCTGCTTTCCTTTACAGCAATTTCAGAAGCTTTATTAACCTCCTGAATGGAGTCTTTGATTCGTTTTGCATTCTCTTTTGCCAAACGTTCGTTCTCTTTGGAGATTTCCTTGTTGGCCACTTCTTCAGTCTTTGCCAATTCCTCTTTTAATTTTTCTTCTTCCCTGCTCTTTTCTTCTGCTATCAACTGTTCTTGCTCTTCTTCTTTTGAAACTTCCGGGCTGCCAAGCTTATAGGCTGTCACAAGTTCAAATGAAGGGTCTTGACCATCAAGTTCGGAACTTATCCCAAATTCAACCAAGGCCCCGATAGATACTCGTTTGAAAAATCGTCCACCGAAACCCGCAGAAATCCCATAAAAATTGTTGTACCCCCCTTGTGCCCAAAATTTACTGGTGGACAATAACGCGTTTAAGCCGGCTTGCGTATCCAAACCAGGTATGGTCCTAATGTAAACAGCAGGTCTAAAAACTGAATTTCCCTCTAAATTACCTATGCGTACAGGAAAGTCATAACTAGCAAGTGCAAACAAAGAGGTTCCGGATATACTCGTGTTACGCTCATTCGTGCTGAAGTTATAGTCAATTAAGTTCTCGGAGGCAAGACCTAGACTAAACTTATCAATCTTCAGATTAATCCCTGGGGCCACCTGTAAAACAAAATCGTTCGTAATGGATGTCTGGATTGGGTTTGGTTGAAAAAAACGCTGATCCGCCAACTTTTGTTGGTAGCCAAATACATTTATGCCTACGCCAAGACGCACCAAAGGCATCAATTCAAATTCATAACCATAATTCAATGCTCCGCCGGTGTTAATGAAAATACCTGTATTATGTTGAAAAAAACCAATGCTAGCGGCTGAAGATTCATTGATATCCCTAGAATAACTTAAAAAAAGGGACGTAGGATCAGCATCCAGAATTTGCCACTGCCATCTTGCCCAAAAGGCTACGGATGAGGCATTGTTTCGATCGAAGACGTAGGCGGGATTTAATAAGCTGGAATTATACTCAGTTAGATTGTGCTGCCGAAAATCAGCAGGCAGGACAGGTTCTTGTGCTTTTACACCAAAAATTACAAAAACAATAAGAAGTGTCCCACATAAAAATTTCATATGCAAAAAAACAAAAAATAGACTATGTTTCGTATTAATTTCCATTAATTTTAGTTTGTTAATTACATTAATCCATAATACAGATGAAAGCTGTCACTCTAATCGTTTTAAGCGTCTTTTTATTTTCCGTGTCTTGCAAAGAGGATAAACCTCTAGAAAACAATAATGAAGACACAGCTATTTCTACTATTTATTTAATAAGACATGCAGAAAAGGATAGAACAGATACTGACGATGTAGACCCGGAATTAAATCAAGAAGGACTTGGAAGAGCAATGCATTGGGCCGAAATCTTAAACGATGTGGATTTGGATGCTATCTACTCTACGGATTTCAACAGGACGTCCATGACGGCTGCACCTACTTCGGTAAAAAAGAATGTTGATGTGCAATATTATGACCCTAGAACCATTGACTTTGAGCAGTTTAAAACAGATAACCTGAACAAAAAAGTGCTGGTTGTTGGGCATAGCAATACCACTCCAGATTTTGTGAACAAACTAATTGGGGAAGAAAAATATAGCCAAATAGACGATAGTGAAAACGGAAGCTTATTTATTGTGCAAATAGTTAATGGAGTAGCCACCGACACTAAACTTATCTTTAATTGTAATTGCCCTGACTAACGGCAATGTTCTCCAGCCTTATTTCGGAAAGTAGCTCCAGTTCATTTGCTTCGAACAAACTATCAATTTTATAAATAGGGACGTCTAAATCATTGGACTTATAGTTTTTATAATCAACAAAACGAATCCCGCCTACTAACCTTTCGTTGAAAGCTTCCCTGAATCGTTGTCCCCCACCATTAACATGAAATTCGTAGGCCAAATAATCTGGTTTATAGGATCGTGCATTAAACCAATATATATAAACGTCATCGAAATCATCCCCACCACCTTCTTGGTCAAAAGTGACCATTACCTTATAATATTCCTCTTCCTTAATTGTGACTTTTCCCAAATGTTCTTTGTTCACCGCTGCATCGTTTAAACCATAGGGTAAATACGCAAAATAATGGACGGAGTTTACCGCATTGGCAAGGGTATTCGCGGTACTATCAGGAAGAATAACCAGACTACCGTTGGAATAGCGCTCAAATTTTATTGGAGATTTAACGTCCAATAAGTCAAGCGTATCATTTTTGATTCTACGTTTTAAAATTTTCTGCTTTCCTATAGGTTCTGAGCTGTACTGTCTATCCCTAAAATCAAATGAAATCTGACTTTTATCATAGCGTTCCCCACCACTGACCTCAATGCTACTATCAACAATAGCCTGCGCAGTGGGCAAGTCTTCATGCTGTTTGCATGAAAACAAGATTAAAATCAGAAATATTCCAATTATTTTTTTCATTGATGTTTTTCTCTATGGTTCGTGAAAATGAAGCTTTCATTACAAAAGAAAGGTTTTATTTCCTTTTAAAAATCCATAGGATTATTTAATTGTCCTTATTTTTGTTGAGCATGCAGAACAACATCAACATAAAGAATAAAAAAGCCCGTTTTGAGTACGAATTGTTAGACAAATTTACAGCAGGGATTGTTCTGGCCGGGACCGAAATTAAATCCATACGCTACGGAAAAGCATCCATTACAGAGAGTTTTTGCGAATTTAACGATAAGGACGAGCTATTTGTCATCAACATGCAGATAGATGAATATTCCCATGCCTCCCATTTTAACCACAAACCAAAAGCGGAAAGAAAACTATTACTCAATAAAAGAGAATTAAAAAAATTGGCGAAAGAAGTTAAAACTTCGGGGCTTACCATAGTTCCCCTAAGACTATTCATTAATGAAAGGGGACTGGCCAAATTACAAATTGCATTGGCCAAGGGTAAGAAACTTTATGACAAGAGGGAAACCATTAAGGACAGGGACAACAAACGAAACCTTGCTCGCATCAAGAAGGATTTTAATAATTAACTCGATAATCTAGATTTAAATGACCCAAGGCTTACTACGAAAATTTAAAATTATTTCCTTCCGAATGGATTGTGGGCTAACACCGAAGTAGTTGTCGCTTAGTTTTTATCTTCTAAAAGTGGTACGAAACGGAAAGGTCCATACTCCGTCTTTTCAAATTCCTTTTCTGAACTACGTGTGTACACTGTCATGATTTGGTCCTCAATACCTACGGGAATCACCAATCTCCCACCTACTTTTAATTGAGAAAGTAGTGCCCTTGGCACCTCTGGTGCGCCTGCGGTAACAATGATACCATCATAAGGAGCATTTTCAGGAAGACCTTTATATCCATCGCCAAAAATAAATTTCTTAGGCCGGTAGCCCATTTTCTTAAAAAACAGACTGGTTTTTTTAAAGAGTTCCAGTTGCCTTTCTATGGTATAGACCTTAGCCTTACATTTTAATAAGACCGCCGTCTGATAGCCACTCCCCGTCCCTATTTCGAGAACGGTCTGATTTGGTTTTAAATCTAAAAGTTCCGTCTGAAAAGCTACGGTATACGGTTGTGAGATAGTTTGGTTCGCGGCAATAGGAAAAGCTTTGTCCTGATAGGCGTGCCCTTCAAAACTACTGTCCATGAACATGTGTCTAGGCACTGCTCGTACAGCGTCCAGAACAGTTTTATCCGTTATTCCCTTCTCAATTAATACTTGCGCCAATTTATTGCGCATTCCCTTATGCTTAAAGGTATCTTTCAATGGTAGTTGGTTTGAAACTCAAAGTTAGGAAACATATAATTACAAAAGAACATCCCAATAAAAAGTTATAGCGATGCCAAATATGAAAAGTGATTCCCCTAAACTTATAAACTATGCTTATTTTTGGGAAAAATGAAAACTATGTTGAAAGTAGGGGTTTTAGGGGCTGGACATCTTGGAAAAATACATTTGCGATTACTGAAAGAGTCCCAGAAATACCAATTGATTGGTTTCTATGACCCCGATGTGGCCACCGGAAAGAAAGTTGCCGATGAATTTGGCTATAAATACTTTGAAAAAATAAATGATTTGTTAAATGCCGTAGACGTTATCGATATTGTAACCCCTACCGTTTATCATTTTGATAGTGCAAAAAAGGCGATAGAAAAAGGTAAACATGTCTTTATAGAAAAACCTA
This sequence is a window from Maribacter aestuarii. Protein-coding genes within it:
- a CDS encoding SixA phosphatase family protein, with the translated sequence MKAVTLIVLSVFLFSVSCKEDKPLENNNEDTAISTIYLIRHAEKDRTDTDDVDPELNQEGLGRAMHWAEILNDVDLDAIYSTDFNRTSMTAAPTSVKKNVDVQYYDPRTIDFEQFKTDNLNKKVLVVGHSNTTPDFVNKLIGEEKYSQIDDSENGSLFIVQIVNGVATDTKLIFNCNCPD
- the clpB gene encoding ATP-dependent chaperone ClpB gives rise to the protein MNFNNFTIKSQEAIQRAQLLAQEMGHQQIENEHIFKAITEVEENVVPFILKKLGINFGMLQQILDKEMQTFPKVEGGDIVLSREAGKTVNEATILAKKMGDEFVSIEHLFLAIFKSKSKIAQILKDQGANEKDLQAVIAELRKGSNVTSQSAEETYNSLEKYAKNLNKLADSGKLDPVIGRDEEIRRVLQILSRRTKNNPILVGEPGVGKTAIAEGLAHRIIQGDIPENLKDKVLYALDMGALIAGAKYKGEFEERLKAVIKEVTDAQGDIILFIDEIHTLVGAGGGQGAMDAANILKPALARGELRAIGATTLDEYQKYFEKDKALERRFQKVVVDQPDTESAISILRGIKEKYEAHHKVRIKDEAVIAAVELSQRYITNRFLPDKAIDLMDEAASKLRMEINSKPEELDVLDRKIMQLEIEIEAIKRENDKEKLKVLNMELANVKEDRNEIFTQWESEKSVVDNIQKTKQDIENFKADAERAERNGDYGLVAEIRYGKIKEAQENLTTLQEELAAQQEGGTLIKEEVTNDDIAEVVAKWTGIPVTKMLQSEREKLLKLEDVLHERVVGQEEAINAVSDAIRRSRAGLQDQKKPIGSFLFLGTTGVGKTELAKTLASYLFDDESAMTRIDMSEYQERHSVSRLVGAPPGYVGYDEGGQLTEAVRRRPYSVVLLDEIEKAHPDTFNILLQVLDEGRLTDNKGRVADFKNTIIIMTSNMGSEIIQEKFENSKDNFSAAEAARVEVLGLLKKMIRPEFLNRIDDIIMFTPLSKEDIRKIVKLQLELLKKMLSKQQIVLDATDEAIDFLANKGYDPQYGARPVKRTLQKEVLNNMSKALLSGEIKADSVVLLDSFDNTLVFRNQNDLVV
- a CDS encoding PorP/SprF family type IX secretion system membrane protein, whose amino-acid sequence is MKFLCGTLLIVFVIFGVKAQEPVLPADFRQHNLTEYNSSLLNPAYVFDRNNASSVAFWARWQWQILDADPTSLFLSYSRDINESSAASIGFFQHNTGIFINTGGALNYGYEFELMPLVRLGVGINVFGYQQKLADQRFFQPNPIQTSITNDFVLQVAPGINLKIDKFSLGLASENLIDYNFSTNERNTSISGTSLFALASYDFPVRIGNLEGNSVFRPAVYIRTIPGLDTQAGLNALLSTSKFWAQGGYNNFYGISAGFGGRFFKRVSIGALVEFGISSELDGQDPSFELVTAYKLGSPEVSKEEEQEQLIAEEKSREEEKLKEELAKTEEVANKEISKENERLAKENAKRIKDSIQEVNKASEIAVKESRRDLRRKADSIQKVQEQEALAEARALDQKRIQDSLALAAKAKEEAIAMEQKRVQDSITSAQLAQEEIAKKKAELERLAQQNEVVKPQAGEKYEEVAKEGVLEPGYYLIANVFGTKRYFDAFMTDLRKKGLEPKSFFRDSNKYNYVYLERYNSIQEARKARDSNFGGKYPEKTWIFRVVGK
- a CDS encoding protein-L-isoaspartate(D-aspartate) O-methyltransferase — its product is MKDTFKHKGMRNKLAQVLIEKGITDKTVLDAVRAVPRHMFMDSSFEGHAYQDKAFPIAANQTISQPYTVAFQTELLDLKPNQTVLEIGTGSGYQTAVLLKCKAKVYTIERQLELFKKTSLFFKKMGYRPKKFIFGDGYKGLPENAPYDGIIVTAGAPEVPRALLSQLKVGGRLVIPVGIEDQIMTVYTRSSEKEFEKTEYGPFRFVPLLEDKN
- a CDS encoding TetR/AcrR family transcriptional regulator: MSTKAERTTAYIIETVAPVFNKHGYIGTSMSDLTEATGLTKGALYGNFENKEALALSAFEHNRKTLLNGIEERLAIPGSALDKIFNLTEFYKKYDIFTLDMGGCPILNVGVDAQHNNSLLAAAVKETIKEIEGKIALALETGVNKEEIRLPVTPLQFAKQLFTMIQGAITMATLTKDRKYLFNTIAYLEVLIKIELKK
- a CDS encoding DUF6503 family protein, coding for MKKIIGIFLILILFSCKQHEDLPTAQAIVDSSIEVSGGERYDKSQISFDFRDRQYSSEPIGKQKILKRRIKNDTLDLLDVKSPIKFERYSNGSLVILPDSTANTLANAVNSVHYFAYLPYGLNDAAVNKEHLGKVTIKEEEYYKVMVTFDQEGGGDDFDDVYIYWFNARSYKPDYLAYEFHVNGGGQRFREAFNERLVGGIRFVDYKNYKSNDLDVPIYKIDSLFEANELELLSEIRLENIAVSQGNYN
- the smpB gene encoding SsrA-binding protein SmpB — translated: MQNNINIKNKKARFEYELLDKFTAGIVLAGTEIKSIRYGKASITESFCEFNDKDELFVINMQIDEYSHASHFNHKPKAERKLLLNKRELKKLAKEVKTSGLTIVPLRLFINERGLAKLQIALAKGKKLYDKRETIKDRDNKRNLARIKKDFNN